One Nitrosomonas sp. PY1 DNA window includes the following coding sequences:
- a CDS encoding multiheme c-type cytochrome: MAMKLWLRAQVVMLGCMFVGLVQANSMPSVPNELFEALKIDRAKVTPKELHEALVKRYKDPEQGAGRGTLAQYWEPIPYGIYLDPATFYKSPTTNKEVASRKECVECHADESPVWVQAWKRSSHSNLDKIRNLKPEDPTYYKKGKLEDVEKNLRSMGRLGQDEQLKEVGCIDCHVDIGTKKKADHTKDIRMPTADVCGVCHLQEFAERESERDTMIWPHGQWPDGRPSHALDYKANVETTVWAAMPQREVAEGCSMCHTNQNKCDSCHTRHEFSAAESRKPEACATCHSGVDHNNWEAYSMSKHGKMVAMLGDKWNWEVQLKDAFAVGKQNAPTCAYCHMEYEGEFTHNMVRKIRWANYPFVPGVAENIKSEWAETRLDSWVVTCTQCHSERFARSYLELMDKGTLEGLAKYQEANDVVHKLYEEGLLTGQKTNRPAPPPPEKEGYAYFAQLFWSKGNSPAALELKVLEMHENDLAKMHVGLAHVNPGGWTYTEGWGPMNRAYVEIQDANTRIREMIALQERVKNLESSSKRSLLDLDGTTEKISLGGLGGGMLLAGTLALVGWRKRKQSEQV, encoded by the coding sequence GTTAGTGAAGCGTTACAAGGATCCGGAGCAAGGTGCTGGCAGGGGTACGCTAGCGCAATATTGGGAGCCGATACCGTATGGGATTTATTTAGATCCGGCGACATTTTACAAATCACCGACGACGAACAAAGAAGTAGCGAGCCGCAAGGAATGTGTGGAATGTCATGCGGACGAATCGCCGGTATGGGTGCAGGCATGGAAGCGCAGCAGTCATTCGAACTTAGACAAGATTCGGAATTTGAAACCGGAAGACCCGACCTATTACAAGAAAGGCAAGTTAGAAGATGTTGAGAAGAACTTGCGTTCGATGGGGCGACTGGGACAAGACGAGCAGCTGAAGGAAGTTGGTTGTATAGACTGTCACGTGGACATTGGTACGAAGAAAAAAGCGGACCATACCAAAGACATACGTATGCCGACGGCAGACGTGTGTGGTGTTTGTCACTTACAAGAATTTGCTGAGCGTGAATCGGAAAGAGACACGATGATATGGCCGCACGGTCAATGGCCGGATGGACGTCCATCGCATGCGCTGGACTATAAAGCGAACGTAGAGACGACGGTATGGGCTGCGATGCCGCAACGTGAAGTAGCGGAAGGCTGCTCTATGTGTCATACCAATCAAAACAAATGTGATTCTTGCCATACACGCCATGAGTTTTCAGCGGCTGAATCACGCAAACCGGAAGCTTGCGCGACCTGTCATAGTGGTGTAGACCATAACAACTGGGAAGCGTACTCGATGTCTAAGCACGGCAAGATGGTAGCGATGCTGGGAGACAAGTGGAACTGGGAAGTTCAACTGAAAGATGCATTTGCGGTAGGCAAGCAAAATGCGCCGACCTGTGCTTACTGCCACATGGAATATGAAGGTGAGTTCACGCACAATATGGTTAGGAAGATTCGCTGGGCGAACTATCCATTTGTGCCGGGTGTAGCTGAGAACATCAAAAGCGAATGGGCAGAGACTCGTTTAGACTCATGGGTTGTTACCTGTACGCAATGTCACTCAGAACGTTTTGCGCGTTCTTACCTTGAGTTGATGGACAAAGGCACTTTGGAAGGCTTGGCCAAATACCAAGAAGCCAATGATGTTGTGCACAAGCTATACGAAGAAGGCTTGTTGACGGGTCAGAAGACCAACCGTCCGGCACCTCCGCCACCAGAAAAAGAAGGCTATGCATACTTTGCCCAATTATTCTGGTCGAAAGGCAACAGTCCTGCGGCATTGGAACTGAAGGTATTGGAAATGCATGAAAATGATCTGGCTAAGATGCACGTAGGCCTAGCCCACGTGAATCCGGGTGGATGGACTTACACAGAAGGCTGGGGACCGATGAATCGTGCGTATGTTGAAATTCAAGATGCAAACACACGTATCCGCGAGATGATTGCCTTGCAAGAACGTGTTAAAAATCTTGAATCATCAAGCAAACGAAGCCTGTTAGACCTAGACGGCACGACCGAGAAGATTTCTCTGGGTGGTTTGGGAGGCGGTATGTTGCTAGCGGGCACATTGGCCTTAGTAGGCTGGCGTAAACGTAAACAAAGCGAACAAGTTTGA
- the haoB gene encoding hydroxylamine oxidation protein HaoB yields the protein MNATDRTGKAVRSGDKFLPSLGIILVTGGLLLLGWFFYLWFKPLPVFYSYEQIPLDQGDKKRISKIDLSNWPELKLERYQVKTIDVEKPIAEMIVARKGSDAPVLLDWKNNTAEVLYNLEKKPSELMELVTVIGKHAAPESLILSWWDTARQIKLLTGRDTLFTDHLNEPLILPLPWLEQSKAIQAYEAAFWGNTTDSQEQENFKRFSAALALPAQQGIQKLRELIGRDREAYLVIHVTDLYKLGLMYPDKIGVAYKNFPLTGNMHGMINHMKVQLKENDFHTYTLQSLADDEIRVFFLSDEMSSETLIARLLPFVDKTAPTEQDIAPVAYQQGGYWVYKIP from the coding sequence GTGAACGCGACTGACCGCACGGGAAAAGCAGTGCGGTCGGGAGACAAATTTCTCCCGTCACTGGGGATTATTCTAGTGACGGGAGGTTTGCTTTTGCTGGGGTGGTTTTTTTATCTGTGGTTTAAACCGCTGCCAGTTTTTTACAGTTATGAACAGATACCCTTAGACCAAGGCGACAAGAAGCGGATATCGAAAATAGACCTGAGTAACTGGCCGGAACTAAAGCTAGAGCGATATCAAGTTAAGACAATCGATGTAGAAAAGCCGATTGCGGAAATGATAGTTGCTCGAAAGGGTAGCGATGCACCGGTATTACTGGACTGGAAAAACAACACCGCAGAGGTACTCTATAATTTAGAAAAGAAGCCCAGTGAGCTGATGGAGCTAGTGACAGTCATTGGCAAACATGCGGCGCCGGAATCACTGATACTATCCTGGTGGGACACAGCGCGGCAAATCAAACTTCTAACGGGCCGAGACACGCTGTTTACCGACCATTTAAACGAACCGCTGATACTGCCGTTACCGTGGCTTGAGCAAAGTAAGGCCATACAAGCCTACGAAGCGGCATTTTGGGGTAATACGACAGATTCGCAGGAACAAGAAAATTTCAAGCGGTTTAGTGCTGCTTTAGCGCTTCCTGCGCAACAGGGCATTCAGAAACTACGCGAACTGATTGGCCGTGACCGAGAAGCGTATCTGGTTATTCATGTCACCGACTTATACAAGCTGGGTCTCATGTACCCGGATAAAATTGGCGTTGCCTATAAGAACTTCCCATTGACTGGCAACATGCACGGCATGATCAATCACATGAAAGTGCAACTGAAAGAAAACGATTTCCACACCTATACACTCCAATCGTTAGCGGACGATGAAATTCGCGTATTCTTTTTAAGTGATGAAATGAGTAGTGAGACACTGATAGCGAGGCTATTGCCGTTTGTGGACAAAACGGCGCCGACTGAGCAAGACATTGCGCCAGTGGCCTACCAGCAAGGTGGTTATTGGGTTTACAAGATACCGTAA
- the cycA gene encoding cytochrome c-550 CycA: MKHTVIYGFVVLALSAFFTGTVLADTFEGRTKCSSCHKSQAKSWKDTAHAKAMESLKPGARKEAKVKAKLDPEKDYTQDKDCVGCHVDGFGKKGGYTIEAAKKPLAAVGCESCHGPGKSYRGDHRKGGQAFESKGTTMQRKVLADKGQDFQFEEACSACHLNYEGSPWKGAKAPYTPFTPEVDKKYTFDFDKMVKDVKAMHEHYKLDGTFVGEPKFKFHDEFQANAKEKVADKKDKKGKE, encoded by the coding sequence ATGAAGCACACAGTGATATATGGTTTTGTTGTACTAGCGTTGAGCGCATTTTTTACTGGCACAGTACTAGCCGACACATTTGAAGGTCGTACCAAATGTAGTTCATGCCACAAATCGCAAGCCAAGTCATGGAAAGATACGGCGCATGCTAAGGCGATGGAATCGCTGAAGCCGGGCGCGCGCAAGGAAGCCAAAGTGAAAGCCAAGCTTGATCCGGAGAAAGACTATACACAAGATAAAGACTGTGTAGGTTGCCACGTAGATGGGTTTGGCAAGAAAGGTGGATACACCATTGAAGCTGCGAAGAAGCCACTTGCTGCGGTTGGCTGTGAATCCTGCCATGGACCGGGCAAGTCCTATCGTGGAGATCACCGTAAAGGTGGGCAAGCCTTTGAAAGCAAGGGTACCACCATGCAACGTAAGGTATTGGCTGATAAAGGACAAGACTTTCAGTTTGAAGAAGCATGTAGTGCATGCCATCTGAACTATGAAGGTTCACCGTGGAAAGGAGCGAAAGCGCCGTATACACCGTTTACACCGGAAGTTGACAAGAAATACACATTTGATTTTGACAAGATGGTGAAAGACGTGAAGGCGATGCACGAGCACTACAAATTGGACGGGACTTTTGTAGGAGAGCCTAAATTCAAGTTCCACGATGAATTCCAAGCGAATGCTAAGGAAAAGGTTGCGGACAAAAAAGATAAGAAAGGGAAAGAGTAA